Proteins encoded within one genomic window of Prochlorococcus marinus str. MIT 9515:
- the purM gene encoding phosphoribosylformylglycinamidine cyclo-ligase: MDYKTSGVDIKAGREFVSEIKQAVESTHSSNVIEGIGGFGGLFKIPLEGLKKPILVSGTDGVGTKLELAQSKNFHFEVGIDLVAMCMNDIITTGAKPLFFLDYIATGKLEKNQLLEVVKGISYSCLENNCSLLGGETAEMPGFYSKNKYDLAGFCVGIVDEEKLINGKKIGENDLIIALQSNGIHSNGFSLVRKIIENNDQIHKKFEKMYHLDFYSQLLQPTKIYFKLINQILSQNIEIKGMSHITGGGIPENLPRCMSADFIPYIDTKSWDIPVLFKYLKDVGQIPEKDFWNTFNLGVGFCLIIDKKFKDEILNICEDNDVKSWVLGKVLKKDNSKENEFLPEILI; this comes from the coding sequence ATGGATTACAAAACATCAGGAGTTGACATAAAAGCTGGAAGAGAATTTGTCTCAGAAATTAAACAAGCTGTTGAGTCAACTCATTCATCTAATGTAATCGAAGGGATAGGCGGGTTTGGCGGCCTATTCAAAATACCTCTTGAGGGTTTAAAAAAACCTATTTTAGTTTCAGGAACTGATGGTGTTGGGACAAAACTAGAGTTGGCACAAAGTAAGAACTTTCATTTCGAAGTAGGTATTGATTTGGTCGCAATGTGTATGAACGACATAATTACAACTGGTGCAAAACCGCTATTTTTTCTTGATTATATTGCTACAGGGAAGCTTGAAAAAAATCAATTATTAGAAGTTGTTAAAGGTATTTCTTATAGTTGCTTAGAAAATAACTGCTCTTTACTTGGAGGAGAAACTGCAGAAATGCCTGGATTTTATTCAAAGAATAAGTATGATTTAGCAGGATTTTGTGTGGGAATAGTTGATGAGGAAAAATTAATTAATGGTAAAAAAATAGGTGAAAATGATTTGATAATTGCATTACAAAGTAATGGTATTCATAGTAATGGATTTAGTTTAGTCAGAAAAATTATTGAAAATAATGATCAAATTCATAAGAAATTTGAAAAAATGTATCACTTAGATTTTTATAGTCAATTACTACAGCCCACGAAAATTTACTTTAAGCTCATAAATCAAATTTTATCTCAGAATATTGAAATTAAGGGCATGTCTCATATAACTGGAGGAGGAATTCCTGAAAATTTACCAAGATGTATGTCTGCCGATTTTATTCCTTACATAGATACGAAGTCTTGGGATATTCCGGTTTTATTTAAATATTTAAAGGATGTTGGTCAGATTCCTGAAAAGGATTTTTGGAATACATTTAATCTAGGGGTTGGATTTTGTTTAATAATTGATAAGAAATTTAAGGATGAGATTTTAAATATTTGTGAAGATAATGATGTGAAAAGTTGGGTCTTAGGGAAGGTTCTTAAGAAAGATAATTCAAAAGAGAATGAATTTTTACCTGAAATATTAATTTAG
- a CDS encoding bifunctional pantoate--beta-alanine ligase/(d)CMP kinase — translation MNKIIRKIEELEEWRRHLKSDINFIPTMGNLHYGHQKLISTAKSSNCNINLVSIFVNPLQFDSKKDLKSYPKTVDKDIEIAFSTGTDVIFIPNTIDIYPPNNKSISYLKASKELSSALCGITRKGHFDGVCTVIYRLLKLIQPKNLYLGEKDWQQLLILKNLVSEKKLNINILSIPTQRDSDGIPFSSRNNLLSKNEKTIVKFFSNELVHSQKVFKKDKKIELNQIIKKLQSKNISIEYLEHLNAYSLKKVQKEDNISILAGAIKCGKTRLIDHVFLMKRNPIIAIDGPAGSGKSTITKLIAKKLKFLYLDTGAMYRALSWLLIKEKIDYNEKSELNKILSNVSIIFKTNSISHQDVFINKFCVTEEIRSQKISSIVSKISSIKEIRDFLVKEQRKIGESGGLVAEGRDIGSTVFPDAEIKIYLTASIEERAKRRKSELDIRGSKEIDFNQLKELIRKRDLDDSTREISPLTKAKGAIELITDGYSINEVVEKIINIYNFKIPKEIQIE, via the coding sequence GTGAACAAGATAATAAGAAAAATAGAAGAACTTGAAGAATGGCGCCGCCACCTTAAAAGTGATATTAATTTTATACCAACTATGGGTAATCTGCATTATGGTCATCAAAAATTAATATCCACAGCAAAAAGTTCAAATTGCAATATTAACTTAGTAAGTATTTTTGTGAATCCACTTCAATTTGATAGTAAAAAAGATCTTAAAAGCTACCCAAAAACTGTTGATAAAGATATTGAAATTGCTTTTTCTACTGGCACAGATGTAATTTTTATTCCTAATACCATTGATATCTATCCCCCAAATAATAAAAGTATTAGTTATCTGAAAGCTTCTAAAGAACTATCTTCAGCATTATGTGGCATTACAAGAAAAGGTCATTTTGATGGAGTTTGTACTGTTATTTATAGATTACTAAAACTTATACAGCCAAAAAATCTTTATTTAGGAGAAAAAGACTGGCAGCAGCTATTAATCTTGAAAAACCTAGTATCAGAAAAAAAATTAAACATCAATATTTTATCTATTCCGACCCAAAGAGATTCTGATGGTATCCCATTTAGTTCACGTAACAATCTTTTATCTAAAAATGAAAAAACAATTGTAAAATTTTTTTCAAATGAACTAGTCCATTCACAAAAAGTTTTTAAAAAGGATAAAAAGATTGAATTAAATCAAATTATCAAAAAGCTACAATCTAAAAATATTTCTATTGAATATTTAGAACATCTAAACGCTTATAGCTTGAAAAAAGTACAAAAGGAAGATAATATTTCGATTTTAGCTGGTGCGATAAAATGTGGAAAAACAAGATTAATTGATCACGTTTTTCTTATGAAAAGAAATCCAATTATTGCGATTGATGGACCAGCAGGTTCAGGGAAAAGTACCATAACAAAATTAATTGCAAAGAAGTTAAAGTTTTTATATTTAGACACTGGAGCAATGTATAGAGCACTAAGTTGGCTTTTAATAAAAGAAAAGATTGACTATAATGAAAAATCTGAATTGAACAAAATCCTTAGTAATGTATCTATAATTTTCAAAACAAATTCTATTTCCCACCAGGATGTATTCATAAATAAATTTTGTGTAACTGAAGAAATTCGTTCGCAAAAAATAAGTTCTATTGTTTCTAAAATTTCATCAATAAAAGAAATTAGAGATTTTTTAGTGAAAGAACAAAGAAAAATTGGAGAATCAGGAGGATTAGTAGCTGAAGGAAGAGACATCGGATCAACAGTTTTTCCTGATGCAGAAATTAAAATATACTTAACTGCTAGTATTGAGGAAAGAGCGAAAAGAAGAAAGTCTGAACTAGATATCAGAGGTTCAAAAGAGATTGACTTTAATCAATTAAAAGAACTTATAAGGAAAAGAGATTTGGATGATTCTACTAGAGAAATTTCCCCACTCACTAAAGCAAAGGGCGCAATTGAACTGATCACTGACGGATATTCTATAAATGAAGTCGTAGAAAAAATTATTAATATTTACAATTTCAAAATTCCTAAAGAGATTCAAATTGAATAA
- a CDS encoding low molecular weight protein-tyrosine-phosphatase, with amino-acid sequence MKKQSVLFVCLGNICRSPAAEAIFINLINKKGFNNNFIVDSAGTGGWHIGKKADNRMRKAAHKRGLEILSRARQINSKDFEIFNYIVAMDDSNFENISALKSRKSLSDFSSINKIQNFRSVFEETEVPDPYFGGDDGFDHVLDILEDSVSGFLNTIC; translated from the coding sequence ATGAAAAAACAATCTGTCCTTTTTGTATGTTTAGGTAATATCTGCAGGTCTCCAGCTGCTGAAGCAATTTTTATTAATTTAATTAATAAAAAAGGATTTAATAATAATTTTATAGTTGATTCAGCCGGAACTGGTGGTTGGCACATAGGTAAGAAAGCTGATAATAGAATGAGAAAAGCGGCACATAAAAGAGGTTTGGAAATTTTAAGTAGAGCTAGACAAATTAATTCTAAAGATTTTGAGATATTTAACTATATAGTTGCAATGGATGACTCTAATTTTGAAAATATTAGCGCCCTTAAATCTAGAAAATCATTATCTGATTTTTCATCAATAAACAAGATACAAAATTTTAGATCTGTTTTTGAAGAAACAGAAGTGCCTGATCCTTATTTTGGCGGCGATGATGGATTTGATCACGTCCTTGATATCTTAGAAGACTCTGTAAGTGGCTTCTTGAATACGATTTGTTGA
- a CDS encoding phycoerythrobilin:ferredoxin oxidoreductase, with amino-acid sequence MLIQNTIFYKKEWRWSNFIKLLISQLAKYHCLEHEIPSAFSYKESTYGSSKSQNNVSLFTWGATHRERINFARAVCINSPSYSVLNFLIIPSTRFNIPFLGVDFVSLPKNHLLVLDFQPSLKVENQFNSELLDQLVKLKKSCHKSLPIAEKMSEEVSRFFSPGLIWSRLPKHKNSDYLIENQLYHSFKEYLVLYLNTLFTSEEVDQGLQQEIINGQNNYLNYRRNKDPARPMLSSLFGKDFTESLINKVLFSTNKVYN; translated from the coding sequence ATGCTAATTCAAAATACTATTTTTTATAAAAAGGAATGGAGATGGTCTAATTTCATAAAACTCTTAATTTCTCAATTAGCAAAATATCACTGCTTGGAACATGAAATACCTTCTGCGTTCTCTTACAAAGAGTCAACCTATGGTTCATCAAAATCACAAAATAATGTAAGTCTGTTTACTTGGGGTGCAACGCATAGGGAAAGAATTAATTTTGCAAGAGCTGTATGTATTAATAGTCCAAGTTATTCTGTTTTGAATTTTTTGATTATTCCAAGTACCAGATTTAACATACCATTCTTAGGAGTGGATTTTGTCTCATTACCTAAAAATCATTTATTAGTTTTAGATTTTCAGCCATCATTAAAAGTAGAAAATCAGTTTAACTCTGAATTACTCGACCAACTTGTAAAACTCAAAAAATCGTGTCATAAATCCCTTCCTATCGCAGAAAAGATGTCTGAAGAAGTCTCAAGATTTTTTTCTCCAGGATTAATCTGGTCAAGATTACCAAAACATAAAAATAGTGATTATTTGATAGAAAATCAACTTTATCATTCATTTAAAGAATATTTGGTATTGTATCTAAACACTCTCTTTACAAGTGAAGAAGTTGATCAAGGTTTGCAGCAAGAAATAATTAATGGTCAAAATAATTATTTGAACTATAGAAGAAATAAAGACCCCGCCAGACCAATGTTATCAAGTTTATTTGGCAAAGATTTTACTGAATCCTTAATTAATAAAGTATTATTTTCCACTAATAAAGTTTATAATTAA
- a CDS encoding 15,16-dihydrobiliverdin:ferredoxin oxidoreductase produces the protein MFDSLKNFLKKSIEDLDGKELEISKEFQEYHNKDSKYIIKNWLFESPQYRKWRVTKLDGGDKLQVFNTVAYPNFKSESPILGADILWFGTSQKLLAIFDYQPLIQEKKYLYQYCSSLDFIKKKYSVFDNNKMKNIYDSKKYFSPWVMICRGNKLNLDRDLNSIFYLFVSDYLRINKLNQNNQFLNYEQIKNKQIDYDKYSAEKDPADKLFKSFFGENWTCNFINNFLFTLNNYSKD, from the coding sequence ATGTTTGACTCATTAAAAAATTTTTTAAAAAAAAGTATTGAAGATTTAGATGGTAAAGAATTAGAAATATCAAAGGAATTTCAAGAATATCATAATAAAGACTCAAAATATATTATAAAAAATTGGCTTTTTGAATCTCCTCAATATAGAAAGTGGAGAGTTACCAAATTAGATGGGGGTGATAAACTCCAAGTTTTTAATACTGTGGCTTATCCAAACTTCAAAAGTGAATCTCCTATCTTAGGTGCTGATATTTTGTGGTTTGGTACTTCTCAAAAGTTATTAGCGATTTTTGATTATCAACCTTTAATTCAAGAAAAAAAATATCTCTATCAATATTGCTCAAGTTTAGATTTTATTAAAAAAAAATATTCCGTATTTGATAATAATAAAATGAAAAATATATATGATTCAAAAAAATATTTTTCGCCATGGGTAATGATTTGTAGAGGTAATAAATTAAATCTTGATAGAGATTTAAATAGTATTTTTTATTTGTTTGTTAGTGATTATTTAAGGATTAATAAATTGAATCAAAATAATCAGTTTTTAAATTATGAGCAAATCAAAAATAAACAAATAGATTATGATAAATATAGTGCTGAAAAAGATCCTGCAGATAAGTTATTTAAAAGTTTTTTTGGTGAAAATTGGACTTGCAATTTTATTAATAATTTTCTCTTTACCTTAAATAATTATTCTAAAGATTAA
- a CDS encoding heme oxygenase (biliverdin-producing), whose protein sequence is MAVALAGQLREGTKKSHTMAENTGFVACFLKGVVEKKSYRKLISDLYFVYQAMEEEIERLVKEEHPVIKPIGFKSLFRTETLENDLKFYFGDDWKNEINISKSAEEYVKRIHLVAQTSPELLVGHHYTRYIGDLSGGQILKKIAKKALNLDGNNGLNFYEFKNIGDEKKFKEEYSKTLNQLPINQTIADEIIDEANKAFTYNMKMFKELEGNLIGVLGKIVFNYLTKKVRKGSTET, encoded by the coding sequence ATGGCAGTTGCTCTTGCAGGACAATTAAGAGAAGGGACAAAAAAGTCCCACACAATGGCTGAAAATACTGGCTTCGTAGCTTGTTTTTTAAAAGGCGTTGTTGAAAAAAAATCATATAGAAAACTAATAAGTGATTTATATTTTGTTTATCAAGCGATGGAAGAAGAAATAGAAAGATTGGTTAAGGAGGAACATCCTGTAATAAAACCTATTGGATTTAAATCATTATTTAGAACAGAAACACTTGAGAATGATCTGAAATTTTATTTTGGAGATGATTGGAAAAATGAAATTAATATTTCTAAATCGGCAGAAGAATATGTTAAACGAATACATCTTGTGGCACAAACATCGCCAGAATTATTGGTTGGCCATCACTATACACGATATATAGGAGATCTATCTGGCGGTCAAATTTTAAAAAAAATAGCAAAAAAAGCTTTAAATTTGGATGGAAATAATGGTTTGAATTTTTATGAATTTAAAAATATTGGTGACGAAAAAAAATTTAAAGAAGAATATTCTAAGACTTTAAATCAACTCCCAATAAATCAAACTATTGCTGATGAAATTATCGATGAAGCCAATAAAGCCTTTACTTATAATATGAAAATGTTTAAGGAGCTAGAGGGAAACTTGATTGGTGTATTAGGTAAAATTGTTTTTAATTACCTCACAAAGAAAGTGAGGAAGGGAAGTACAGAAACTTAA
- a CDS encoding NADP-dependent isocitrate dehydrogenase, with protein sequence MPKFEKLNLPSEGELITFNHGKPNVPNNPIVPYIRGDGTGVDIWPASRLVLDEAIKKSYGDERKINWFKVYAGDEACEIYGTYNYLPQDTIEAIKHFGVAIKGPLTTPVGGGIRSLNVALRQIFDLYSCVRPCKYYSGTPSPHKNPQNLDVIVYRENTEDIYMGIEWESDDDTCVDLINHLNNVVIPSSKNLKNRSIPNGSSIGIKPVSKLGSQRHIRKAIEHAKRLSGDKKHVTLVHKGNIMKYTEGAFRDWGYELAVNEFRSDCITERESWILDNIQKFPEITIENNARMIEPGYDKLTSNKQFFICEEIKEVIASISNTHGDNKWKKLVMVDDRIADSIFQQIQTRPQEYSILATLNLNGDYISDAAAAIVGGLGMAPGANIGDHAAIFEATHGTAPKHAGLNKINPGSVILSGVMMLEYFGWEEAANLITSGISRAIEEKKVTYDLARLMEPKVEPLSCSGFAEAIISNF encoded by the coding sequence ATGCCTAAATTTGAAAAATTAAATTTACCTTCAGAAGGGGAGTTAATTACTTTTAATCACGGCAAGCCTAATGTTCCCAATAATCCCATCGTTCCATATATAAGAGGAGACGGAACTGGGGTAGATATATGGCCAGCTAGCCGACTAGTTCTTGATGAAGCAATAAAAAAAAGCTATGGAGATGAAAGAAAAATTAATTGGTTCAAAGTATATGCAGGTGATGAAGCGTGTGAAATATATGGAACTTATAACTATTTACCCCAAGATACTATTGAAGCTATAAAACACTTTGGAGTTGCAATCAAAGGCCCATTAACAACTCCCGTTGGAGGGGGGATTAGATCTTTAAATGTTGCACTAAGACAAATTTTTGATTTATATAGTTGTGTCAGACCATGCAAATACTATTCAGGCACTCCTAGTCCTCATAAAAATCCGCAAAATTTGGACGTAATTGTTTATAGAGAAAATACAGAGGATATTTATATGGGTATTGAGTGGGAATCTGATGATGATACTTGCGTTGATTTAATAAATCACTTAAATAATGTGGTCATTCCTAGTAGCAAAAATCTAAAAAACAGATCAATACCCAACGGTTCAAGCATTGGGATCAAACCTGTTAGTAAACTTGGCAGCCAAAGGCATATCAGAAAGGCTATAGAACATGCAAAAAGATTGTCAGGTGACAAAAAGCATGTAACTCTTGTTCATAAGGGCAATATCATGAAATATACCGAAGGCGCCTTTAGAGATTGGGGATATGAATTAGCAGTAAATGAATTCCGATCTGATTGTATTACCGAAAGAGAAAGCTGGATTTTAGACAATATTCAAAAATTTCCAGAAATTACAATTGAAAATAATGCCAGAATGATTGAACCTGGCTACGACAAACTAACAAGTAATAAACAATTTTTTATTTGCGAAGAAATAAAGGAAGTAATAGCCTCTATTTCCAATACTCATGGAGATAATAAATGGAAAAAACTCGTCATGGTTGATGATCGTATAGCTGATAGCATTTTCCAGCAAATCCAAACCCGACCTCAAGAATATTCAATTCTCGCGACCTTGAACTTAAACGGAGATTATATTTCTGATGCCGCAGCTGCAATAGTAGGTGGCTTAGGTATGGCCCCCGGAGCAAATATTGGTGATCATGCCGCGATTTTTGAAGCAACACATGGAACCGCTCCTAAGCATGCCGGATTAAACAAAATTAATCCGGGCTCAGTAATTCTTAGTGGAGTAATGATGCTTGAATATTTTGGATGGGAAGAGGCAGCGAATCTAATAACTTCTGGGATTAGTAGAGCTATTGAAGAAAAAAAAGTTACCTATGATCTGGCCCGATTAATGGAACCAAAGGTAGAACCACTCTCATGCAGTGGTTTTGCTGAAGCAATTATCTCAAATTTTTAA
- a CDS encoding four-carbon acid sugar kinase family protein has product MKIIVIDDDPTGSQTVNNCLLLLKWDRNTLIKGFKSKSNLFFILANTRSLSEKDAKLRLEDICNAIKSVICSERYKEKIIIVSRGDSTLRGHNFLEPDVINDCLGPFDATFHIPAFIEGKRFTIDGLHFVDNIPVSQTIFAKDKIFGFKTSNIKNLLFQKSKLQINLNDIQNLKSQELNILETNENNIVYKKLKNLKKNSHVIVDVENYSQLKKFSLAINKLIKEKKFLFRTAASFISSISGIKNNCQQPFFYSNLRRRNREKKFLPGMIIVGSYVELSTIQLKQFLDISDCELIELDVFEFYKIFASKQESAKLILFKNKFIDKIRCILKKGKTPVIFTSRKEVSLDDNHQQINLYNSLANFISELVADLKNEIGYLVSKGGITSNVILSNGLKANYVYLQGQIITGISLVTLKLENEENLPIVTFPGNIGSQESLVTVWKILENKKLL; this is encoded by the coding sequence ATGAAGATAATTGTTATTGATGATGATCCAACAGGTTCGCAAACTGTAAATAATTGTTTGTTGCTATTGAAGTGGGATCGTAATACTTTAATCAAAGGATTTAAAAGTAAATCTAATTTATTTTTTATTTTGGCAAATACGAGATCCTTATCAGAAAAAGATGCGAAATTAAGATTAGAAGATATTTGTAATGCTATTAAAAGTGTTATCTGCTCCGAAAGGTACAAAGAAAAAATTATTATTGTGAGTAGAGGGGATTCTACTCTTCGAGGACATAATTTTTTAGAGCCTGATGTAATAAATGATTGTTTGGGGCCTTTTGATGCTACTTTTCATATCCCAGCATTTATTGAAGGCAAAAGGTTTACAATTGATGGACTTCATTTCGTTGATAATATTCCTGTAAGTCAGACAATTTTTGCAAAAGATAAAATTTTTGGATTTAAGACAAGTAATATTAAAAATTTATTATTTCAGAAAAGTAAATTGCAAATAAATTTAAATGATATCCAAAATTTAAAATCACAAGAGTTAAATATTCTCGAAACCAATGAGAATAATATTGTTTATAAAAAATTAAAGAATTTGAAAAAAAATTCTCATGTAATTGTAGATGTAGAGAATTATTCTCAACTTAAAAAGTTTTCTCTAGCGATAAATAAATTAATAAAAGAAAAGAAATTTCTTTTTAGAACTGCTGCAAGTTTTATTAGTTCAATTTCTGGAATAAAAAATAATTGCCAACAACCATTTTTTTACTCTAACCTCAGAAGAAGAAATAGAGAAAAGAAGTTTCTTCCAGGAATGATTATTGTAGGATCTTATGTAGAACTTTCAACAATACAATTAAAACAATTTTTAGATATTAGTGATTGTGAATTAATAGAATTGGATGTTTTTGAATTTTATAAAATTTTTGCATCTAAACAAGAGTCAGCTAAATTAATTTTGTTTAAAAATAAATTTATAGATAAAATCAGATGTATCTTAAAGAAAGGAAAAACTCCAGTTATCTTTACGTCGAGAAAAGAAGTTTCTCTTGATGATAATCATCAGCAAATAAATTTATATAATTCTCTCGCCAATTTCATTTCTGAATTGGTTGCAGATTTGAAAAATGAAATAGGTTATTTAGTATCTAAAGGCGGAATAACTTCAAATGTTATTCTTAGCAATGGACTAAAAGCCAATTATGTTTATTTGCAAGGACAAATAATTACAGGGATTTCTCTAGTTACTTTAAAACTTGAAAATGAAGAGAATCTTCCAATAGTTACCTTTCCAGGAAATATTGGCAGCCAAGAGTCATTGGTAACCGTATGGAAAATTTTAGAAAATAAAAAACTCTTATAA
- a CDS encoding galactose mutarotase, which translates to MEISLVNKKESIYIFQLDEKNYIKFCPKRGGIITNWVSDANEILYFDEKRFTDKTKSIRGGIPILFPICGNLDIPTSFFGKNYMQLMQHGFARDLQWEYCFNDKKEALCLKLKDNEITKLYYPYNFDLIIEVSLKINCLKFEVTIKNNSIKEMPINFGLHPYFNISDFKNLDFLDFSLNCQNQQNNCLRNTFDELQNIQNGIDLLMHSSGRSSFRDNFFKRKITLINPSPFDLCVIWSDPPRKMVCLEPWTSPRNSLIDGFRKILIPPDFSQALHASIQINSFT; encoded by the coding sequence GTGGAAATTAGTTTAGTCAATAAAAAAGAAAGTATTTATATTTTTCAATTAGATGAAAAAAATTATATTAAATTTTGTCCTAAGAGGGGTGGGATAATAACTAACTGGGTTTCTGATGCAAATGAAATATTATACTTTGATGAAAAAAGGTTTACTGATAAAACAAAGAGCATAAGAGGTGGAATCCCCATTTTATTTCCGATTTGCGGCAATCTTGATATTCCAACTTCTTTCTTTGGTAAAAATTATATGCAATTGATGCAACACGGTTTTGCGAGGGACTTGCAATGGGAATATTGCTTCAATGATAAAAAAGAGGCCCTGTGTTTAAAGTTAAAAGATAATGAAATAACAAAATTGTATTATCCCTATAATTTTGATCTGATAATTGAGGTTTCGTTAAAGATTAATTGCCTAAAATTTGAAGTTACTATCAAAAATAACTCAATAAAAGAGATGCCAATAAATTTTGGATTGCATCCTTATTTTAATATCTCCGATTTTAAAAACTTAGACTTTTTGGATTTCTCTTTAAATTGTCAGAATCAACAAAATAATTGTTTAAGAAATACTTTTGATGAGTTACAAAATATTCAAAATGGAATTGATTTACTAATGCATTCCTCAGGGAGAAGTTCTTTTCGAGATAATTTTTTCAAAAGAAAAATTACTTTAATAAACCCTTCCCCCTTTGATTTGTGCGTGATTTGGAGTGATCCGCCTAGAAAAATGGTATGTCTCGAGCCATGGACAAGTCCACGCAATTCTTTAATAGATGGATTTAGAAAAATTTTGATTCCTCCTGATTTTAGCCAAGCCCTGCATGCTTCAATACAAATAAATAGTTTTACGTAA
- a CDS encoding alpha/beta fold hydrolase has protein sequence MDNSLLIENQVNFSWNFLNYPIYTVSAKPKENIESNKCAILLIHGFGASTDHWRFNIPVLSNQYEVHAIDLLGFGKSPKPEDVDYSGSLWKDQVIAYVKEKINKPTIIVGNSLGGYAALAAAAELNELSAGVILLNAAGYFSEEKTIKKNMFQTSLETVAGIFLKNIVLQRLIFENMRNPKNIKKTLNQVYVDKKNVDEFLVNSIRNPSLDYGAFNVFRSVFNPSGPQGEPLDKLFSKLESPLLLLWGSKDPWMNTPRKRDLYKNFTPKNTTEIILDAGHCPHDEIPDQVNKHILDWVDSI, from the coding sequence ATGGACAACTCTTTATTAATAGAAAATCAAGTTAATTTTTCTTGGAATTTTTTAAATTATCCTATATATACAGTTTCTGCAAAACCCAAGGAAAATATTGAATCAAATAAGTGTGCGATTTTATTAATACATGGTTTCGGAGCTTCCACAGATCATTGGCGATTTAATATTCCCGTTTTGAGTAATCAATATGAAGTCCATGCAATTGATCTTTTAGGTTTTGGAAAAAGCCCAAAGCCTGAAGATGTAGATTATTCTGGCTCCTTATGGAAAGATCAAGTTATTGCCTATGTAAAAGAAAAAATTAATAAACCTACAATTATTGTTGGTAATTCATTAGGGGGTTATGCGGCATTAGCAGCTGCAGCAGAATTAAACGAGCTTTCTGCAGGAGTCATATTATTAAATGCTGCTGGCTATTTCAGCGAAGAAAAAACAATTAAAAAAAATATGTTTCAGACCTCACTTGAGACTGTTGCTGGAATTTTCTTGAAAAATATTGTTTTGCAACGTTTAATTTTCGAAAATATGAGAAATCCAAAAAATATCAAAAAAACTCTGAATCAAGTTTATGTCGATAAAAAAAATGTTGATGAATTCTTAGTTAATTCAATAAGAAATCCATCTTTAGACTATGGAGCTTTTAATGTTTTTAGAAGTGTATTTAACCCTTCAGGTCCTCAAGGAGAACCTTTAGATAAGTTATTCTCAAAACTTGAGTCACCATTATTATTGCTGTGGGGAAGTAAAGATCCATGGATGAATACTCCAAGAAAAAGAGACTTATATAAAAATTTCACCCCAAAAAATACCACTGAAATTATTTTAGATGCTGGACATTGCCCTCATGATGAAATACCTGATCAAGTCAATAAGCATATACTTGATTGGGTTGATTCTATTTAA